TGTCATCGAGCAGAACCTCGACGACGGGCTGGCTAACTTCGACGACGGCGCCTACGACCTGGTGGTGATGACCCAGGCTCTGCAGGCCCTGCGCCGTCCCGACCTCGCCCTGGACGAGATGCTGCGGGTCGCCGAGGAGGCGATCATCACCTTTCCCAACTTCGCCTACTGGCGTCATCGAGTCCACCTCGGCATCCGCGGCTACATGCCGGTCTCCAAGTCGCTGCCCCACGCCTGGTACGACACCCCCAACATCCACCTGTCGACCTTCAACGACTTTGAACAACTCTGCCGCGACAAGGGTCTGATCATCGTCGATCGGGCGGTGGGTGTCGGCGATCACGAGGGGCACTGGACCTCGCGGCTGTGGCCCAACCTGTTCGGCGAGATCGCGATCTTCCGGGTCACCCGCGGCTGATTCAGAAGCGGCCGGAGATTGACGCGGTGATTGACCGTATAGAGAGGAAAGACGATGAAGCGAGGCATCCTGAGCGCCCTGCTGGCGGGCGCACTGACGCTGCTGGCGGGACAGGCCACCGCCCAGCAGTTCGAGCAGGTAGGCGACGTCCAGATCCACTACAGCGCGGTGACCACCAGCTTCCTGCCCGAGGCGGTGGCTCACGAATACCAGATCCAGCGCAGTCCGGCGCTGGCGCTACTCAATGTCAGCGTGCTCGAGGAGCGCGAGGACGGCACCACCCGCAGCATACCCGCCCGGGTCGATGGCCGGGTCGGCAGCATGGCCGAGGATGACGATGGCACGCCGCTGAGCTTCCGCACCCTGCGCATCGGCGACACTCCCTCCCAGGTGGCGGTGTTCCGCATCGACGACGAGCCGATGCGCTTCGACCTGGAGGTGTACCACGACCGCAACGCCGAGCCGGCCCGCGTGCGCTTCATCCAGCGCTTCTATATCGACCGCTAGGGAGCGTTAACAATTAGGCCAGCCATATGACGGCGGATACAAGGTTGAGTAGCGACTGGTAGTTTCTCGCCAGTCGCTCATAGCGTGTTGCCAGCCGCCTGAACTGCTTGATTTTCTGGAAGAACCTTTCTACCAGATTGCGATCCTTGTAACAGTGCCAATCTATCTCGGGGCATTCCAAGCGATTCTTTCTCGGCGGAATCACCGGCTCGGCGCCCACCGCTCGAATGATGTCCCTCAAAGCGGTGGAATCATACCCCTTGTCGCCAAGCACCGCCGCTGGAGAAAAGCCCGCCAGTAACGCTGGGGCGGCTCCGTACTCAGACGCTTGGCCCGGTGTGAGGATTAGCCGTACCGGGTTGCCGAGGGCATCGACCGCCGCGTGGATCTTGGTGCTCAATCCCCCACGCGATTTCCCCATGGCTTCGGTGCTCTGAGCCGTTTTTTTGCCGCCCCATGCTGATGAACTTTGACGATACTGCCATCTATCATCAGCTGCTCCATGTCGGGATCATCGGCTAATGTGTCGATAACCTGCTGCCAGACCCCCTTCTTAGACCACCGGTTATAGCGCATGTAGACAGTGTGCCAGCGACCGAAGGCGTCGGGCAGATCACGCCAGGGAGCGCCTGTCCGGGCGATCCACAGGACGGCTTCCACGAACAAGCGATTGTCCTTGGCCGTCACCCCGCGATCTGAAGCTTTGCCGGGGAGCATGTGCTCGATGCGCTCCCATTGGTCATCACGTAGCATTAGCCGAGGCATAGATCACCGAAAAATGCTGATATTCTAAATCAGCCCGATCTCCATCAGCAATTGTTAACGCAGCCTAGCAGTCTGTCGGGTTTTCGATAATGCCGTGAGATACTCTCAGCATGCCGCCACTACTGGAACGTCGCCATGAGTCGCTTCATCCCCGTTGACCGCCAGACCGACTATCTCCTGCCGCCTTCGGTGGATGAGTGGCTGCCCGATGGCCACCTGGCACGGTTCGTGGTGGATGTTGTCGAGCAGCTGGACCTCTCGGCATTAACGCGGCGCTACGCCGGCCGCGGGCACAAGGCGCATCACCCGGCGGTACTGCTGAGCCTGCTGGTCTACGGCTACGCCACCGGGGTGGTCTCCAGCCGCAAGATCGAGCGCGCCACCTATGACTCGGTGGCGTTCCGTTACCTGGCCGCCAATACCCATCCCGACCATGACACGCTGGCCACCTTTCGCCGCCGCTTTCTGCCGGAACTGGAACAGTTGTTCGTGCAGGTGCTGTTGCTGGCCCGCGAGATGAAGCTGCTCAAGCTCGGCACCATCGCCCTGGACGGCACCAAGCTCAAGGCCAACGCCAGCAAGCACAAGGCGCTATCGTATGGCCACGCCAAGAAGCTGGAGGCGCAGTTCAGGGCTGAGGTGAAAGCGCTGACGCAGCGGGCCGAGTCGGCGGACAAGGAGGATGCGGCCGATGGCATGGATATCCCCGCCGAGATTGCCCGCCGTGAAGCACGCCTGGCGGCCATCGCCGAGGCGAAGGCCAAGATCGAGGCGCGTGCCGAGGAGCGGGACGCCACCGAGCAAGCCGCCTACCAGGAAAAGGTGGCGCGACGAGACGCACAGCGCAAGGCCGGCAAGAAGCCCCGTGGGCGTGATCCCGAACCGCCGACTGGCGGCCCGCGTGACAAGGACCAGATCAACTTCACCGACCCGCAGTCTCGCATCATGCCGGTCACCGGCAAGGGGTTTGATCAGTGCTACAACGCCCAGGCCGCCGTCGATACCGAGAGTCTGCTGGTGACCCATGTCCACGTCACTCAGGCGACCAACGACAAGCAGCAAGTCATGCCGTTACTGACGGCCTGGCAGGGTTACCCGGAGACGCTGGGCAAGCCTGACCACCTGCTGGGTGATACCGGCTACTTCAGTACCGCCAATATCCAGGCCTGCCATGACCATGGTATCGAACCGCTATTGGCGATGAAGCGTGACATCCATCACCTGCCGGTCTTCGAACGTTTCGCCGCGGACCCGCCCGCACCGGAGAGCGAGGATCCCGTCGAGCACATGGCGTACCGCTTGAAGACGCAGGCGGGCCGAGCGCTCTATGCGCTGCGCAAGCACACGGTGGAGCCGGTCTTCGGGATCATCAAACACGTGATGGGGTTCCGGCAGTTCTCGCTACGCGGTCTGGATAAGGTCAGCGGTGAGTGGCGACTGGCCACCCTGGCATGGAATATCAAGCGGATGCATCGCTTGGCAGCAGGCTGAGGGCCGTCCCTTAGCCTGATAGGGCGGCGTCACAAGCGCTCAGGCCACTCCAGGATCGCCGAACGACGCCAGGTTGCTGACATGGCCGGCGCCAATACGAAAATGGAGAGAAGTGGGTGTCGTTACTGTGAGCGACACCCATAACCCGACAGACTGCTAGGCGAGCACTACTTCAGCCGGTGAAGCGGCGCTCGAGGTCAACCGCAAGCCGTTGCCCCAGACAGATCGCCACCGGCCGCCCGGCCTGGCGCAGGATATCGCAGCGCTGCGCCAGCACCTCCACCCCGCGTGACGCCGCCTCACGCAGGGCGGCGGCATAGGCGGGATCCAGATGCTCCGCGGGGG
The Halomonas sp. H10-9-1 DNA segment above includes these coding regions:
- a CDS encoding DUF4426 domain-containing protein, producing MKRGILSALLAGALTLLAGQATAQQFEQVGDVQIHYSAVTTSFLPEAVAHEYQIQRSPALALLNVSVLEEREDGTTRSIPARVDGRVGSMAEDDDGTPLSFRTLRIGDTPSQVAVFRIDDEPMRFDLEVYHDRNAEPARVRFIQRFYIDR
- a CDS encoding IS5 family transposase (programmed frameshift), with translation MPRLMLRDDQWERIEHMLPGKASDRGVTAKDNRLFVEAVLWIARTGAPWRDLPDAFGRWHTVYMRYNRWSKKGVWQQVIDTLADDPDMEQLMIDGSIVKVHQHGGGKKTAQSTEAMGKSRGGLSTKIHAAVDALGNPVRLILTPGQASEYGAAPALLAGFSPAAVLGDKGYDSTALRDIIRAVGAEPVIPPRKNRLECPEIDWHCYKDRNLVERFFQKIKQFRRLATRYERLARNYQSLLNLVSAVIWLA
- a CDS encoding IS1182 family transposase, whose amino-acid sequence is MSRFIPVDRQTDYLLPPSVDEWLPDGHLARFVVDVVEQLDLSALTRRYAGRGHKAHHPAVLLSLLVYGYATGVVSSRKIERATYDSVAFRYLAANTHPDHDTLATFRRRFLPELEQLFVQVLLLAREMKLLKLGTIALDGTKLKANASKHKALSYGHAKKLEAQFRAEVKALTQRAESADKEDAADGMDIPAEIARREARLAAIAEAKAKIEARAEERDATEQAAYQEKVARRDAQRKAGKKPRGRDPEPPTGGPRDKDQINFTDPQSRIMPVTGKGFDQCYNAQAAVDTESLLVTHVHVTQATNDKQQVMPLLTAWQGYPETLGKPDHLLGDTGYFSTANIQACHDHGIEPLLAMKRDIHHLPVFERFAADPPAPESEDPVEHMAYRLKTQAGRALYALRKHTVEPVFGIIKHVMGFRQFSLRGLDKVSGEWRLATLAWNIKRMHRLAAG
- the metW gene encoding methionine biosynthesis protein MetW; this encodes MNRPDFKRIHEWVPAGAHILDLACGDGTLLAALARDKGVTGYGLEIDSAGITACIARGVNVIEQNLDDGLANFDDGAYDLVVMTQALQALRRPDLALDEMLRVAEEAIITFPNFAYWRHRVHLGIRGYMPVSKSLPHAWYDTPNIHLSTFNDFEQLCRDKGLIIVDRAVGVGDHEGHWTSRLWPNLFGEIAIFRVTRG